Proteins from a single region of Scleropages formosus chromosome 22, fSclFor1.1, whole genome shotgun sequence:
- the LOC108918197 gene encoding GTP-binding protein Rheb-like yields the protein MPQPKYRKIAVLGYRSVGKSSLTIQFVEGQFVDSYDPTIENTFNKIVSVNGQDFNLQLVDTAGQDEYSIFPQSHSMDIHGYVLVYSVTSMKSFEVVQVLHEKLLDMVGKIQVPIILVGNKKDLHMERVIKYEEGKKLADSWKATFMESSAKENQTAVEVFKRIIMEMEKADGITPSRDKPCRIM from the exons ATGCCTCAGCCAAAGTACAGGAAAATTGCCGTGCTGGGCTACAGATCAGTAG GCAAATCTTCCCTTACGATCCAGTTTGTGGAAGGACAGTTCGTTGATTCCTATGATCCCACCATTGAAAAca CTTTTAATAAAATTGTGTCTGTGAATGGACAGGACTTCAATCTGCAGCTGGTGGATACGGCGGGACAG GATGAATACTCCATTTTCCCCCAGTCACATTCAATGGACATCCATGGTTATGTGCTGGTATACTCTGTTACCTCTATGAAGAG ttttgaaGTCGTTCAAGTCCTTCACGAGAAGCTGCTGGACATGGTTGGGAAAATACA GGTGCCAATTATTCTTGTTGGGAACAAAAAAGATCTTCACATGGAAAG GGTGATCAAGTATGAAGAGGGGAAGAAACTGGCTGATTCCTGGAAAGCTACATTCATGGAGTCCTCAGCAAAGGAGAACCAG ACTGCTGTAGAAGTATTCAAAAGGATTATTATGGAGATGGAAAAAGCGGATGGGATTACACCTTCACGGGACAAGCCGTGTAGAATAATGTAG